The stretch of DNA ACAAAGCCCTCCCTATgagccccccacccaccacccgtAGATGGCAGAcacattcacccccccccagccccagccccagccctcaccccagccccatctctctccctccccatcccagtTTGggactctcaccctctcctgtctATCCCCAGCCCAGACACGATGCAAAGTCAAACAAAAATCTTGCTGCAGAGAAAGTCCTCCTCACATACCTGGTTCtttttcagcccccccccccccccccccccccaaccaccagtggctggtcggttgctgtggcgtgatgtcttcttgttggtcttcttgaAGACGACCGGGGACTGGGAGAGGTGGGGGCCGTGGGTCATGTGGAGGAGGGGCACAGGGCGGAGACAGGATGGTGCGGCTATCAGGTTTATGTGCCGGTGCTCTGGTGTATGGAGGCTGTTACGGGTTCAGCAGGCTCTCGGCGGGAAAGCAGGGGGCTGGTGAATGGACAGGAAAGCTGTCCGCCAAGGGAGGGCCTGGACGCCTTTAAACTGGACATAAAAAGCAGAgaactctgcctttctctcttgcCTGGGTTTATGACGCGAGGACGGTTACTAAGACGGTCCTAAAGACCTTTCTGTCTCAGGCTCCTTCGTCTCTGCTGCTTCCAGTGTTACAGAGCCGCTGTGACGCCTGTCTTTCTACAGGAGTTTTGGTAGTAAACTCTGAAATGGGCCGTGGAGAGTAGGTGGAAACTCCgcccttttcctcctctgctaGAATGCAAACAGGTGTTTGAACCTCACATAATCAAGACGATCGGACATGAAGCTGACACAGAACCGGGGACCCCGACCAGGAAGTGCTCATTGCATGAATACACCCAATCCCCTCACGAGCAGCAATCACTGTACTAACACGTGCTTTGTTTATATGGCTGCTTACCTGAGCTGTTTCCTGTTACACCCCCCCAACCTTCTGCCACGTGATATtgtctgtgggaggggggggggggggtatggatcATCGTGGCCCATCAGAACAAACTATAGTAATCATCCTTACAGGCTGAACCAGACAGGTTATCCTTGCAGGCTGAACCAGACAGGACCTTCTTACAGGCTGAACCAGACCATGGGTGATTGGCTTTGTCTGAAGAGCACCACTCTCACCCAAAATCATGCCAGCTGTAATTTTGTAGCGAGGCATTCACAGGGGTCTGTTGATGATTGGAGAACAGATTgggattctgtgtgtgtatgagtgtgtgtgtgtgtgtgcccatctgAGTGAGTACgttcctgtgtgagtgtgacaaaagcagtacGCGCATGTGCCACTGTGTGTTTGCAactatcggtgtgtgtgtgtgcgtgtgtggtgcgcACACCCTTATGTGTGCCGCAGACCTtgggaggcctggcagagcaagTCTCAGCTTGCCTGCTGCTGTCACAAAGCCTGTCACATTGGACAAAcagtggtcagtgtgtgtgtgtgtgtccgtctctgtgtgtgtgtgtcacaagaATGTGTGCTAGTGATGCATTATAAGACCCATTGCTTCTTTACAATTCTACATCTACCCATGAGACCAGGGAGGTTGCAATCCTTATCTCTGCAGCACATTATCTGTTATCTACAGGAAGACTCACATTCATCGGTCCTGACGCAGGTGACAGATAGCatagttaacacacacacatatgcacagacacacgcacatgtaTACACAAACGTAGCCTcaaaggcagacacacacacacacaggccgacacacacgtatacagacGTACACACCTACGTGCATGCACACAAAGTACCATATAGTTAAAAAAGGGGCAGATTGTCAAAACAGGGCGTTCTCTCCCTGTAAATCCATCAACAGATATGGTCACCTGCAGTTGATGACCCCGCATGAGTCAGTGTTTGAGGAGGCTGTGATTACGCTAACAGCCATCCAATCCCTTTTTTATTGACTGTCAGTACTGTTGCAGTGGTGACACTGCAGAAAGGAGGCATGGAGAAGAGACTGGTCTTACCCAGGGTCTGACGTTTTCATGGGATCTCTACAACAGAAAACTCAAACGAACTTCAGGAAGTTCATTTGAACATGGTCTAGGTTGTAAAAACTAGGTAGAAACTACGCTCTTAGCTTGATCAAGCActtaccacaaagactgtggaaTAAAAATAAGAAGAAGTAATGAATACTTCCCCTTTTATGAATTACGAATCCACAGAAGCCCGACAACAAAACCGAAGTAGGGGGGAATGTGCTTCATTTGCACTCGTTGAAGCTGCTCAGAAGGATCCGATCATGAGACATTCAAGTGAAAGGGCCAATCACAATTTAGTACTGAGgacgggatggagggatgatgggaaATGAAGGCCCAGCCGGATGTGATTGGACCGGTCATGATTGGGGCCCGTAAAAACAACACTGTTTTCTCACTGTGACTGTAACGTTGGATCTGGAATACGTTTGGTGggtggagtgtgggggggggctgcaggagTGAGGAAAGCTTTCGGCTGACGGGTCTCGGGAACATGATGATTGATCAACACAAACGGCTTCTAGTAAGACCTGGGAGAACATTGTGTGCTGCCATGCCGAACAATATGGAAGGTCAATGGAGTGTATAACTAGAACTAGAACAGTGTGAGCGTgtgcttggatgtgtgtgtgtgtgtgtgtatacatttgTCTACATATACGTGttccctttcttctctttgCCAAGTCATGCAGAAGCTCTGGCCAGTGATAACGGCCTCTCCTTGGTCCAGGGCAGGTCCAGACTTGCCCTGTTGATTAGATTCACTAAGTCCCATAAGAGGACACACAACAATGGACCTTCCTCTGAACCCGGACTGCCAGGGAGCCATCAGCCCAGCGCGCAGAACACGACTGCAGGACTGGACATTCTGCATTCTCAGAAACCTGAGAGCCTGCGTGATGACAATGTGATCAGTATTACTCGAAACACCTCTGTGAATGGTGGAGAAATGccttgtctcttttcctctccgtttccttccttctcttctcatccGATGTGCATGTTGTCCCCTCACCCCAACGCTGCACCTGTTCCTTAaagggcacacacgcacagagacaggatTCTGAGAGGGCATTCATGGAAAGAGCCTTGTTAAAACGATCCCCAACGAGAACGGGCGCGtgagtgtgcgcatgtgtgtgtgtgtgtaagtgtgcgggtgtttgtgtgtaagtgtgtgtggaggtaattAGAAGGGGTGAGTGGAGGcttaggaggatgaggggagggaggacggcTGCAGGGCTGCTGGGGAAAGGCTGGAACTgacgggctggggggggggagctggtgatgacgggctgggggggggggggggctggtgatgACGGgctggtggggaggagggggatggaaagCCGGCAGGGTGACAAGGTTAGAGGgggcagggatgggggaggaagaagaaggtggGCTGCGCCATATTACGGAGACAATTACACACAAGAATGACCTCACGCACAGAGACGTCACGAGAAGAtcctgaggagagagtgagtgagatcaTGGCTGATGGTTTATTCATCTGCAGGGggcccacacactcctctccttgTGTGTGGTTAGGGGCTACAGGGGGGGCTTTTCCTGCCAGCCCAGGTGGTAGATAGGCCTCTGATCCAGGCTAACATTACCGCCTACACTACCTGACTTGTCATTGGTCGCTTCAGACAGGTGCACTGTGGGACAGGAcgactccctcccccacacctgaGAATTGGGGCCTGGGGGCTACAGctggtctgaggtgtgtgtttgtgtgtgtgtgtgtgttcctcatggCCATGCTTGGTACAATGAGGAGACAGGGTCTGCCAGTGACCACCTGTCTGGCAGCTGTCAGGGTCCAGTTTCAGGGTCGTCTTTCCAGCCAGGGacagcagcaacaacacacCTCCTGCAACCTCCCTCTATTTACCCATCCAGCTATCTCTgcactcacccctccatccatttagccatttatcaatccaggagatgagaggagagcagagcaaagcagaggagtggagagaaggagagagaggagaggagagagcagagcagaggaagagaaggagagagcagagcagagcagaggagagaaggagagagaggagaggggagagcagagcagaggagtggagagaaggagagagaggagaggggagagcagagcagaggagtggagagcaAAGGAGAGGCTGTGAATCTGTTATCTTGTTTGATGCTGATCAGAAGCATCCTCTTATCTGATTACCATATCTATAGAGCTCATGATGGCGGACATAAGAGGACCAAGAGGGACAGAAAGCAGCCAGGAATACATGGACAagaacagagagaatgagaggtagAGAAGGGGGTTTGGAGGTCACAGAGAGCAGAGATAAGGATGGAGTAAAAGTGGACGTacaggaaaaagagaggagcaggcaaTTGGCGAGGAGGAAGGAAAAAGGGGGGAAAGGGGCGATTAaaaaagagggggaagggaaagggagagagctcaTTTcatagaggaaggagggatggagggagggggggttaatgGCAATTGGTGGCTCCTTCAGCTGCCCAACTGTATTaatgaggaaggaagagagagggagataaacaacagagagagagagagagagagagagacataggggaagggagagatcaAAGGCAAGCTGACAATTTCCATTTAACAGTATTGTGATTCACTTGTAGACTTGATCAGTTCAGTTCAACTGATGTAACAACAggtttgtctgttgatgtgtgtgtgtgtgtgtgtgtgtgtgtgtgtgtgtgtgtgtgtgtgtgtgtgtgtgtgtgtgtgtgtgtgcgtgtgtgtgtgtgtgtgtgagagggggccgggggggatGTGAGCTGCTCTGCAGGGGGGATGGGAGCAACAATCTGATCAAGCCACACTGAACAAAGAGGAGAACATAATGAAAACCTTTCATGGATCTCAAAGGTAAATATGAATTGAGCTTGAATTAAGGACATTCAAATGAAGTTCATTTAAATCAACAAGGCTTACAGATATAGAGTAAAGAGAAACAATAGCCTTACCTTACAGAATTGTCATGCAAGGCCAGAACACTGCAGGACAACTCTGCCACCTAGTGGACATTGTTAACACAAGCTGAcgcaagtcaggtggctgagcggttaaggaatcgggctagtaatcagaaggttgctggttcgatctaGGAAAACCCCCCGACCCAAATCTAGTATTAATCTAATTCCCTTTGCTTCTAGTTCACTGCATTCTATAGAGGTTGAACCCAATGGATTTCAGGATTTTTTTATCCCTTCTTTTAATGTGGGCTCAAACTCaaagcccccccacacacacacacaaacacacccacacacacccacacacaaaaaacgaCGGTAACACTAGCGACGATCTTCGGCTTGGTTTAGTGTGCATTGTAGTTTCAGGTTCATATGAATGGGTAGCTAAAACACAACCCTTCAAACACGACACTGGAACACACGTTTACATGTTTACATGCTCTGTCGACACAAAGGCCAGGTACCAAATCACACCCAACATCCCATGAAGTCCACTTCATCCCTCCTATGCAGCCTATGAAGCACACTTCCTCATTCCCCACTCCTTCTGTAGGACACTTGGTTTAGGCCCGTCTGGTTGAAGCTGGTGCACCAGGCTGATGAGAGCAGGTATGCTGATGGGGGAGACCGATATGGCAAACACGGTTCCCTGTGAGTCTCAGCGGCGTCGAGGCACGGAGGCGTTCATGGTCCTATGGGAGAGATTTCACTCTCTGAGGTCATCCAATAAACGGATAATACTCTTAGTCCGGTGTTATGAcgtgagtaaaaaaaaataatccgcCCAGCTGTGCAGTGTGGTGCTGGACTGAGAGTGTAGATTCCTTCGTTGGCCACAAGGGGCTGCCAAAGGGCCAGTTTTCAGTTGCAGCCAAGAGAGAAGAGCAGGATTGAAGGCAGTATAGAAAAGAAACAGCCTTCTCCCTGTGTAATCTCTATGAAACAGACGTGTCTCTCCAGGAGGGGCCATAGAACACAGAGAAGCAGCTGATTGCAGAGGGGTTTTTACTCCAGATTGTCCTTGATATCGAACACACATGTTTTATTGTACCAGCCCGTGACAGGCACCCACAGTGCACCAGTACCAACAGTCCAGAAGGAAAAACCAGACCTGCCCCAGGGTCCAGGGTTACAGCTGGTGGGACAGCTGTTCATTAGGGCTCCACACTCCGGAAGGCCTCTTCAGAGGAGGTGGGCACTGGCCAAAGCAGTCATTCatccatgcatccatccatctccatccgtccatatccatccattcatccatgcattcatccatccattcatctccatccatccattcatctccatccatccatatccatccatccattcatccatgcattcatccatccatccatgcattcatccattcatccatccatccattcatctccatccatccatcaattcatctccatccatccatatccatccatccattcatctccatccatccatcaattcatctccatccattcatctccatccatccctccattcatctccATCCATCCGTTTCGAGGAGAGGCATGGTCAGTGTAGGTGGGCGTTGAGGTCATACTTGTCACAGAACTTGTCTGTGATGGGGATGCAGGTGAGGTACTCGCACCAGTCACACTTGACCGGGTAGACGTAGAAGAGCACGGCCAGGGCTGACATCAGGCCCAGGAACACCACCAGGAACACGCAGATCTGACCACGCTTACGGTACATGTCCGACTGGCCAAAACTGCAAACCACAAATGACGTTTTGTCTTAGACTGGTGAATAAAACATTGTTTCCATGTTTACCATGTTTCCTAGGGAAACATGTTTTCCCTGGGAAACAGCATATAATTACGCTGCATTCTCTCTAAGTCTGTACATCATAGCTTCTAGGACGCAGCACACAAACAAGGTAGAGAAGCTAACAGCTGAACTCAGATCAGCTGCTGGGGAGGTGACTCCGTCTCACACAAGATAAAGTCAGCTTGAAACCTGACCCTGGACCAGCATCATCACAGCACCCACCTGATGTAGGGGAGGAAggcgaaggagaggaagaacccAGAGATGAAGCCGCAGATGTGGGCGAAGTTGTCGATCCAGGGCAGCAGGCCGAAGGAGAACAGGAAGAGGGCGATGCCCAGCAGCTTGGCGAAGGCCCGCCACGGGCGCTCCAGGATCTGCCAGCTCTGGAACAGCTCCACGAACAGGCAGGCCAGCGTCCCGAACTGGGACCCCGCAGGACccacctggagggggaggggggggggatgggggggatagTGTGACGATGAAAGCGTCTTCTTGTGACTGTACACCACACATCAGGTCACACCTGTGACTGGGTGCAGGACTGTAACAACAGATCCATACTCATTGGATACGTAGATCTATCTGATGCGCACAGATGTTCAAGGTAGAGCAGCAGGAATCTCACCTCTGCCCGGTAGGGCAGGAAGATGGCGCTGGCCAGGTTGCCGGTGATGCCAGACAGGATATAGATGATGGAGATCCGGAGCCAGCCGGCCAGCTTCTCCAGGTCCCTCAGCACCGTCATCTGGAACAGCACCGACACCAGGCAGTGCAGGATCCTACAGGGACAGAAACACACGTTACATCAGGATCCTACAGGGACAGAAACACACGTTACATCAGGATCCTACAGGGACAGAAACACACGTTACATCAGGATCctacagagacagaaacacacgttACACCGGGATCCTACAGGGACAGAAACACACGTTACACCGGGATCctacagagacagaaacacacgttACACCGGGATCCTACAGGGACAGAAACACAAGTTACATCAGGATACTACAGAGAAAGAAACACACGTTACACCAGGATCCTACAGGGACAGAAACACACGTTACACCAAGATCCTACAGGGACAGAAACACACGTTACATCTGGATCCTAcagggacagaaacacacaggcaaacagctAAAAAGATGTAAACAGGTGCAGGGAGACTCACCCagcgtggaggaagagggacagCCAGAGGCGGTAGAACTGGTCAGGGATCTCTGGGTTGAGGAAAGGCAGTAGcccacacacatcatccatACAGGCCACCTGGAGGAGAGGTAACAGAGGGATGAAGAGCATGTGTTGTcgagtgagtgtctgtgtgtgtgtgtatgcgtgtgtatgcatacgtggtgtgtgtgtatttgtgtgtgagtgtgtgtgtatacatgtgtgtgttacccaccTGTGAGCAGAGAGTGGCCTCCTCGTGAAAGTAGCCCTTCATGAAGTCACAGTACTCTCTGGAGGTGAtctcacacctacacaacacacaggatATGACTTTGGCATACTCTGACATCAGTTCCTGCCACTGAATAGTGCCAAAACATGACAACACCCAGGTAGCTACCGAACATCCACAGCTCAGTATTCTATCAAAGCGATTCAAAGTTCAGAAACATGGGATTGGCTGTGAAGCGTCCAGACATTGGCCAATAACAGGGCAGCGTTCTCACCTTCCCTTGGTGCCGATGCAGCAGGGTCTGCCTGTGATGGCACAGTCCACATGGGGGAGGTTGGTGTGATTGGCAGGGTTGTATCTGGTACATACCTAGGAACAGGGAGACATAgtaggtggatgtgtgtgggtgtttggggCGGGGGGCGCTTGGAGGTGGGGGTACTTACTGGCCACTTGGTGATGTCATCAGGCCACTCGTGAGGAGACACAGAGGCGGGCTCCAAACAGATCCTGGatcagacagagaggacaggacagtggGTGCCACAGTATCTATGGGTTATTTGTAGGTGTGCTGTATTACCTGGCTTCTACGTATGTGTTATCTGTGGAGTAGGTGTATTACCTGGGGTCCTGGTGACAGACGGAGCCATGCTGGCGCAGTTTCCCATCATGCAGCGGGGCGCTGGGGTGCTGAGGCCACTTCACCCACACTGCCAGGGTGGTCTGGAGGATTCAGGATGAACTCAATTCAATGATAGTCATTTAGTTAGCAGTGCAACCAAATACTCTACCACATAAAATGATCTGAGATCTGAACACAGACGAATTCTGtcactcctctccccatccccagtcctactcttcttcctcctcccctcttactatcctcctcctctttctcctcctctttctcctcctctttctcttcctcttcctcctcctccccctcctcctctttctcctcctctttctcctcctctttctcctcctcctcttcctcttcctcctcctccccctcctcctctttctcctcctctttctcctccccctccccctcctcctcctcctccccctcctcctccccatcctcctcctcttcctcctccccctccccctccccgtccccctcctcctctttctcctcctcctcctcctcctcctccccctcctcttcctcctcctcctcctcaccgagCACTCGTCCTGCGAGGTTTGGACGCAGCCGGAGCGGTCGTTTCGGACGCAGCAGGcggactccctctctctccctctcttctcctggatAAGCTCGTGCACCTCCTTGTCCTGACGCATGCAGGGGGAGAACTTGGCCCCCAGGTGGATCAGTGCCTCCTGCAGGACAGGAGCGTGAACTGCAGATCAGCAACCCAGCTGGAGAAGAAGCCTACCTTCCTCCATACTTGCAAGGAGCCATGTTACCGGGACAACACTTACAGAACTCGGGCCCACCCAGAAGTTCTCTTGTTGCACAAACTTGACGTTTTCGTACACCCCTTTATTTCGCAAGACCTTGAAGGAAACAGAGGGTTAGCCAAAGACGACCCCACTTATGTTTGCATAAACCGCCTTTACGTAACTGCACACAACAGAGTACACACCAATACACAACCAGAACCTTTCACCACATTCAGAACCTTTCACCACATTCAGAACCTTTCACCACCTTCACAACATTTCACCACATTCAGAACATTCACCACAGAACATTCCACCACATTCAGAACCTTTCACCACATTCAGAACCTTTCACCACATTCTGAACCTTTCACCACATTCTGAACCTTTCACCACATTCTGAACCTTTCACCACATTCCAAGCAGAGAGCCTACAGCAGACCCACCGAGTCGACAGTCTCATGCTGGGAGAAGCCCACCGGGGCGATGCCGTAAATAGCCACGGCCAGGATGGTGATGAGCAGGTGGACGAACGTGATCCAGTAGGTGAAGAACGGCCTGCggagagatcacacacacacacatgcgcacacacgtacacacaagtgcacacacacacacaaagtcagacCCCTCAGGGGCACCATTAGGGGGGCGAAACGTATGTAGGTAAAATGCAGGTAAATAGTGGTCCAGCCTCGCTGGCTAAGCTTCCATCTGAAACCTATGAGCTGTCCCTCCTACCTGTGGTCATCCATGTCTTCTATCTGCTGCTGGACAAAGCTGTCGATGCGCTTGCGGTACGTCCGGTTGGTGAGCTTGCCCACCATGCCCAGGCCGTATGGGCGTTTCTCCCGAGCGAACAGCTTCTGGACGGGCACAGTGATGCGTTGGCCCCGCCGGGGCTGCCCGTTGATGCTGACCACTTCCTGGCGCAAGCGCACCTTGGGAATCTGCAGGGGGCCGTCCCTGTCCTTACGCCAGCCTCGCTCCAGGGGGCTTCACaacagatggggggaggggtctgGTTAGAGCATGCGTGAGCAGGTATgatttagcgtgtgtgtgtctgtgggggtcggtatgtgtgtctgtgtgtgtgtgtctatgactgtgtgtgtgtgcgtgcctatgtatgtgtgtgcgtctatgactgtgtgtgcgtgtgtgtgtggcctcacaGCATCAGGTGGCTCCTCTCCAGCTCGGTCTTGTCCAGAGCGCTGCCCGtcagctccccctcctccagaggcaGGCCAGACTCCGCCTCCTTGATGGCCGCCTCGGACGGCGACTCAAACACCTCGTCTGCGTAGGTGGACAGTTCATCATGCGCCACACCATCCtgagaaggaggtgaggagaggaggacaggaggcgaggagaggaggagaggaggagacagagagaatgaggcaTTTGGTGCTAAATGAGCATTGATGACATTTTTTCTTCGTTGCTCTATTATTCGATCAAATATAGACCTGTTAAGGATAGAAAACtattgcgcgtgtgtgtgtgtttctgtagtcACCCTGGCAAAGAAGGAGGTGTCCAGCTCATCAGGGAAGTCCACCATGTCTTCATCCAGGAAGCTGGCTGGCATGAAGCTCCGCCTACGGCCACGCCTGGCAGGGGCAGCATGCACCGTGCGGccctacatacatacacacacacacacacacacacacacacacatacgcgcatgcacacaccccaaatgcacacacaggcatgtcaaTATGCTGTAATAATGGATGTCATTTGCAGGAACTGAAGGATATTTCCTATGCTTTATGATCAGATGACCGACACCCTCATCAGTCATCACATTAACATGTAGGTGTGTACAGTAGCACCAACTGTACCCTCCCACAACACACAGNNNNNNNNNNNNNNNNNNNNNNNNNNNNNNNNNNNNNNNNNNNNNNNNNNNNNNNNNNNNNNNNNNNNNNNNNNNNNNNNNNNNNNNNNNNNNNNNNNNNNNNNNNNNNNNNNNNNNNNNNNNNNNNNNNNNNNNNNNNNNNNNNNNNNNNNNNNNNNNNNNNNNNNNNNNNNNNNNNNNNNNNNNNNNNNNNNNNNNNNGGGCACGTCTCAGGGCAGCCCACAGGAACACCACAACAATGGCTGCTGTCATTTCCAGCATTCTCTAAggacccctcatcctcctcaaccTCTCAACCACTCTGCCCTGCGCTCTGAAACGGCGCAGTCAGCAGAACCGGACTGAGCTGCCCTGAGATGTCGGgcaccattccccccccccccccccccccccccctcgctgctTAAGAGCCTCTTGAATCGTTCCGTGAAAGGATTCTATTGATCGGCAGGCTCCTCCGATCCAGACAGATAGTTCAATTGATCTGTTATCTGCCTGGGTT from Osmerus eperlanus chromosome 12, fOsmEpe2.1, whole genome shotgun sequence encodes:
- the LOC134031734 gene encoding inactive rhomboid protein 1-like, which codes for MPASFLDEDMVDFPDELDTSFFARDGVAHDELSTYADEVFESPSEAAIKEAESGLPLEEGELTGSALDKTELERSHLMLPLERGWRKDRDGPLQIPKVRLRQEVVSINGQPRRGQRITVPVQKLFAREKRPYGLGMVGKLTNRTYRKRIDSFVQQQIEDMDDHRPFFTYWITFVHLLITILAVAIYGIAPVGFSQHETVDSVLRNKGVYENVKFVQQENFWVGPSSEALIHLGAKFSPCMRQDKEVHELIQEKRGRERESACCVRNDRSGCVQTSQDECSTTLAVWVKWPQHPSAPLHDGKLRQHGSVCHQDPRICLEPASVSPHEWPDDITKWPVCTRYNPANHTNLPHVDCAITGRPCCIGTKGRCEITSREYCDFMKGYFHEEATLCSQVACMDDVCGLLPFLNPEIPDQFYRLWLSLFLHAGILHCLVSVLFQMTVLRDLEKLAGWLRISIIYILSGITGNLASAIFLPYRAEVGPAGSQFGTLACLFVELFQSWQILERPWRAFAKLLGIALFLFSFGLLPWIDNFAHICGFISGFFLSFAFLPYISFGQSDMYRKRGQICVFLVVFLGLMSALAVLFYVYPVKCDWCEYLTCIPITDKFCDKYDLNAHLH